From the Roseibium salinum genome, one window contains:
- a CDS encoding DUF599 domain-containing protein has protein sequence MHALSQLDLAAAAWFLVAWFGFNLLIDVSPLRKKTLSSAMDRYRHGWMVAMCTREVRIMDTAIMSGLQQGTAFFASTALLAIGGCFALLDATERIVQVAGDLSIPVAQSRALWEIKVLGLMTIFAYAFFKFGWAYRLFNYSSIIMGAVPEWETSSGGDIRKMALQAGELNVLAGRHFNRGQRAFFFAIGFLGWFAGPYVFAGTTLAVLVVLVRRQFSSRARKVVLSGQYPISGPAVRSGE, from the coding sequence ATGCACGCTCTTTCGCAATTGGACCTGGCCGCTGCCGCCTGGTTCCTTGTCGCGTGGTTCGGCTTCAATTTGCTGATTGATGTCAGTCCCTTGCGCAAGAAGACCCTGTCAAGCGCCATGGACCGGTACCGGCACGGATGGATGGTCGCCATGTGCACGCGGGAAGTGCGGATCATGGACACGGCCATCATGTCGGGCCTTCAGCAGGGAACCGCTTTTTTCGCCTCCACCGCCCTGCTGGCGATCGGCGGCTGCTTTGCGTTGCTGGATGCGACGGAGCGGATCGTTCAGGTGGCCGGCGATCTCTCCATCCCGGTTGCCCAGAGCCGCGCTCTTTGGGAAATCAAGGTGCTCGGCCTCATGACGATCTTCGCCTATGCCTTCTTCAAGTTTGGATGGGCCTACAGGCTGTTCAACTATTCAAGCATCATCATGGGCGCCGTACCCGAATGGGAGACGTCGTCGGGCGGAGACATCCGGAAAATGGCGCTTCAGGCCGGAGAACTCAATGTGCTCGCCGGCCGCCATTTCAACCGCGGCCAGCGCGCGTTCTTCTTCGCCATCGGCTTTCTGGGCTGGTTTGCCGGCCCTTATGTCTTCGCCGGCACAACCCTGGCGGTTCTCGTGGTGCTTGTCCGCCGTCAGTTCAGTTCGCGTGCGCGCAAGGTGGTGCTATCGGGGCAGTATCCGATCTCGGGACCGGCCGTCAGGTCGGGAGAATAG
- a CDS encoding DUF1489 family protein — MTLHLLKLCVGADSAESLQAWIDFRVEQARAAGLPEQTTHTTRMVPTRKDELLDGGSLYWVIKGKIQARQHLIDIRPFTDDAGIKRCDLVLEPRLILTQYQPKRPFQGWRYLKAADAPGDLRLSGDSSAISDAMRRDLTELCLL; from the coding sequence ATGACCTTGCATCTGCTAAAGCTGTGTGTGGGCGCCGACAGCGCCGAGTCCCTGCAGGCCTGGATCGATTTTCGCGTGGAACAGGCCCGTGCCGCGGGCCTTCCCGAGCAGACGACCCACACCACGCGCATGGTGCCGACCCGCAAGGACGAACTGCTGGACGGCGGTTCACTCTACTGGGTGATCAAGGGCAAGATTCAGGCGCGCCAGCACCTCATCGACATCCGGCCGTTCACGGACGATGCAGGGATCAAGCGTTGCGATCTGGTTCTCGAGCCGCGATTGATCCTCACCCAGTATCAGCCGAAGCGGCCGTTCCAGGGCTGGCGGTACCTGAAAGCGGCGGATGCACCGGGTGATCTGCGGCTCTCGGGCGATTCTTCGGCAATTTCGGATGCCATGCGCCGTGACCTGACGGAGCTCTGCCTGCTTTGA
- a CDS encoding VWA domain-containing protein, whose product MAKTRNDAKEALVRQGADVPSAASEISEFLQKAGEIEPQAGSDGRLIFALDATMSRQPTWDRACQIQGEMFREAGNVGGVKIKLVYFRGFGECRASRWFESGEALAQAMSRITCQGGHTQIRKVLSAALSAAQKEKIAALVYVGDCMEEDVDLLCDRAGQLGLLGVPMFLFQEGRDSVAERAFREMARLTNGAYCPFDSGSAQQLAELLKAVAVFASGGRKALQALEKRGGQGARLLLQQLGTKGN is encoded by the coding sequence ATGGCAAAAACCCGAAATGACGCGAAAGAGGCGCTGGTCCGCCAAGGGGCCGACGTTCCCTCGGCCGCGTCCGAGATCTCGGAATTTCTGCAAAAGGCCGGCGAAATCGAACCGCAAGCCGGAAGTGACGGACGGCTGATCTTCGCACTCGATGCGACCATGAGCCGCCAGCCCACATGGGACCGGGCCTGTCAGATTCAGGGGGAGATGTTCCGGGAGGCCGGCAATGTGGGCGGGGTGAAAATCAAACTAGTCTATTTTCGTGGTTTTGGAGAGTGCAGGGCCTCCCGTTGGTTTGAAAGCGGGGAAGCCCTGGCCCAGGCGATGAGCCGGATTACCTGCCAGGGTGGACACACGCAGATCCGCAAGGTGCTCTCCGCAGCCCTGTCGGCGGCTCAGAAGGAAAAGATTGCGGCCCTGGTCTATGTGGGCGACTGCATGGAGGAGGACGTCGACCTGCTGTGTGACCGGGCAGGACAACTGGGATTGCTCGGCGTTCCCATGTTCCTGTTTCAGGAAGGTCGCGACAGTGTGGCCGAGCGGGCGTTCCGGGAAATGGCACGGCTGACCAACGGGGCCTATTGCCCATTCGATTCCGGTTCAGCCCAGCAGCTTGCGGAGCTCCTGAAGGCCGTTGCCGTGTTTGCCAGCGGGGGCCGCAAGGCACTGCAGGCCCTGGAGAAGCGGGGTGGGCAGGGTGCGCGGCTGCTCTTGCAACAGCTTGGAACGAAAGGCAATTGA
- a CDS encoding YdcF family protein, producing MVETQKTEIRPKRRVVTTAPLMVLTDGSLMFFYLAKLGYFFIQPSNFLIAMVLFGLMVSARAKWRGRGCLMAWTGIAGLAFCGFSPAANWLILPLEERFPRPAELSGYDGIIVLGGAVDTIVTGGRGDTALTTSGERITITARLAAQLPETKVIHSGGQGVIVSAQATEAEGAARLFEDFGISPDRVILEDVSRNTWQNAVLTKKLVDPQPGQTWLLVTSAYHMPRSMGVFEQAGWTGITAYPVDYRTRGEEDRTLGFSGASKGLRRFDVAFREWVGLAAYRLSGRSTAFFPAPEAGN from the coding sequence ACCGACGGTAGTCTGATGTTTTTCTATCTCGCCAAGCTTGGCTACTTTTTCATCCAGCCTTCCAACTTTCTGATTGCGATGGTGCTTTTCGGGCTGATGGTCAGCGCACGCGCCAAGTGGCGCGGCAGAGGCTGTCTGATGGCCTGGACAGGCATCGCGGGCCTGGCATTCTGCGGATTCTCACCGGCGGCAAACTGGCTGATTCTCCCGCTGGAGGAGCGGTTTCCGCGGCCCGCCGAATTGAGCGGCTATGACGGGATCATCGTCCTGGGCGGTGCCGTCGACACGATCGTCACCGGCGGGCGGGGCGACACTGCCCTGACGACGTCCGGCGAGCGCATCACGATCACCGCGCGCCTTGCCGCACAGCTGCCCGAGACAAAGGTCATTCACAGCGGCGGGCAGGGCGTGATCGTCAGTGCCCAGGCGACGGAGGCCGAAGGCGCAGCCCGGCTGTTTGAGGATTTCGGGATTTCACCCGATCGGGTGATCCTGGAGGATGTCTCGCGAAACACCTGGCAGAATGCCGTCTTGACGAAGAAGCTCGTCGACCCTCAGCCGGGACAGACCTGGCTTCTGGTCACCTCTGCCTATCACATGCCCCGCTCCATGGGCGTTTTTGAACAGGCGGGCTGGACCGGGATAACGGCTTATCCGGTCGACTACCGCACGCGCGGGGAGGAAGACCGGACGCTCGGCTTCAGCGGCGCCTCCAAGGGGCTTCGCCGTTTCGACGTCGCATTCAGGGAATGGGTCGGACTGGCGGCCTACCGGCTGAGCGGGCGTAGCACCGCATTCTTTCCGGCGCCCGAAGCGGGAAACTGA
- a CDS encoding adenylate/guanylate cyclase domain-containing protein: MVLEAPLVAADIVQWLYSDASQLKDTLEIVSELGTRLRDGNVPVDRVTTGIWVVHPNVRAEAAIWNSGGTKELRLYTAENSSDDDYAASPIKRVHDTLQPVRIEIEKNPAKAAEFPITIELGAEGYTDYIALPMPFSDGSVKVASFATKAAGGFTRTHLSVFDSLIRPLALVCELKTLRRTAETVLNTYVGPRAGLKVLDGTTRRGEGEWIKAVVSFADIRGFTRLSNTIPADKIVHFLNRYFGAMTAAVEAHGGEVLKFIGDEVMAIFPYETEEEARDAALRALMAARDTMKRIEAINACNTCAMTPDLSVGIALHAGDVFYGNVGSETRLDFTVVGPAVNLAARIAELAKDLKRQVLVSDALAGVMGCRSGLYGRYRVKGFDEPVSVYSPDLTAGPEIGYCPDSTTLRARELN; this comes from the coding sequence ATGGTCCTCGAAGCGCCGCTTGTTGCGGCAGACATCGTTCAGTGGCTCTACAGCGATGCTTCCCAACTGAAGGATACCCTGGAGATCGTCAGCGAGTTGGGCACCCGTCTGCGCGACGGCAATGTGCCGGTGGACCGCGTCACGACGGGGATCTGGGTAGTTCATCCCAATGTGCGCGCGGAAGCCGCAATCTGGAACAGCGGCGGGACGAAGGAACTCAGGCTCTACACCGCCGAAAACAGTTCGGATGACGATTATGCCGCCAGCCCGATCAAGCGTGTCCACGACACGCTTCAGCCGGTCCGCATAGAGATCGAAAAAAATCCGGCAAAGGCCGCCGAGTTTCCGATCACGATCGAGCTCGGTGCCGAGGGCTATACCGATTACATCGCATTGCCGATGCCGTTTTCCGACGGTTCGGTGAAGGTCGCCTCGTTCGCGACCAAAGCCGCAGGCGGATTTACCAGGACCCACCTCAGTGTGTTCGATTCCCTGATCCGGCCGCTTGCGCTGGTCTGCGAGTTGAAGACGCTGCGCCGGACGGCGGAGACGGTCCTGAACACTTATGTCGGTCCGCGGGCCGGGCTGAAAGTGCTCGACGGCACCACCCGCCGCGGAGAAGGGGAGTGGATCAAGGCCGTGGTCAGCTTCGCCGATATCCGCGGGTTCACACGTCTTTCCAACACGATTCCGGCGGACAAGATCGTTCATTTCCTGAACAGGTATTTCGGCGCCATGACGGCTGCAGTGGAAGCCCACGGCGGCGAAGTGCTGAAGTTCATCGGCGATGAGGTCATGGCGATCTTTCCCTACGAAACGGAGGAAGAGGCCAGGGACGCCGCTCTTCGGGCCCTGATGGCCGCGCGCGACACCATGAAGCGGATCGAGGCGATCAACGCTTGCAACACATGCGCAATGACACCGGATCTGAGCGTCGGGATAGCGCTTCACGCCGGCGACGTGTTCTACGGCAACGTCGGCAGTGAGACCCGCCTCGACTTCACCGTCGTCGGCCCCGCGGTCAACCTGGCGGCACGGATTGCAGAACTTGCAAAGGACCTGAAGCGCCAGGTTCTGGTCTCCGATGCGCTGGCCGGTGTCATGGGATGCCGTTCCGGCCTCTACGGTCGCTACCGGGTGAAAGGTTTCGACGAGCCGGTTTCGGTCTATTCTCCCGACCTGACGGCCGGTCCCGAGATCGGATACTGCCCCGATAGCACCACCTTGCGCGCACGCGAACTGAACTGA
- a CDS encoding DnaJ domain-containing protein, producing the protein MIYLLIGLILLVALLTAGRSFVQANPAKLAQNIRIFGGIFLIALAALFAFAGRVVFAIPLFGLGLSLLGLSGLRGLSGGYNPKKATGQRSRVRTAMVEMELDHDTGVMTGTILAGGYQGCSLDDLSDEELHTFWRETAQDPQSQKLVEAYLDRRLAAWREHFEADGAEGQGSAASSGPMTNEEAYQILGLSPDAGDAEIRAAHRRLMMRVHPDQGGSGFLAAKINEAKDTLLRRH; encoded by the coding sequence ATGATCTACCTGCTCATCGGACTCATCCTGCTCGTTGCTCTGCTTACCGCGGGACGGAGCTTCGTGCAGGCGAATCCGGCCAAGCTGGCACAGAATATCCGGATCTTTGGCGGGATCTTCCTGATTGCCCTTGCGGCGCTGTTTGCTTTTGCGGGGAGGGTGGTTTTCGCCATTCCGCTATTCGGGCTCGGACTGTCGCTCCTCGGCCTGTCAGGCCTTCGAGGGCTGTCGGGCGGCTACAATCCGAAAAAGGCTACCGGGCAGAGATCTCGCGTGCGTACGGCGATGGTCGAAATGGAGCTGGATCATGATACCGGCGTCATGACCGGTACCATACTGGCGGGCGGCTATCAGGGCTGCAGCCTGGATGACCTGAGTGACGAGGAGCTGCACACGTTCTGGCGCGAAACGGCACAGGACCCTCAAAGTCAGAAACTAGTCGAAGCTTATCTCGACCGCCGGCTTGCCGCCTGGCGAGAACACTTCGAGGCGGATGGAGCAGAGGGGCAGGGAAGCGCGGCGAGCTCGGGCCCCATGACAAATGAGGAGGCCTACCAGATCCTGGGGCTTTCTCCCGATGCCGGGGACGCGGAAATTCGCGCCGCCCACCGCCGGCTTATGATGCGGGTTCATCCCGACCAGGGAGGATCCGGTTTCCTCGCGGCGAAAATCAACGAGGCTAAAGACACGCTTCTCAGAAGACATTGA
- a CDS encoding NAD-dependent epimerase/dehydratase family protein has translation MDVFVTGGTGDIGAAVVKRLKSDGVRVIGLARSDVAAEKLRASGVSAYPGDLRSPESWVGRAASCDAVVHMGATFSNDMGRVDRQSMIALKQAARHRKQPLKVIYTGGIWLYPAAARDKVITEKTSFSPLPAFRFMTETIRTLSHGTDLNLAVIHPALVCSRQFGPIADMTRALKEGITFETRATADTLWPLVEVGDLAALYAQVLKQARFRLSLIASCIPGISVGHLASHISARHGLPLDIRTQPAPEDADPDTDWKAGYALSQNVDVTHAQRAAGWQPEHSTIEDLVVALSR, from the coding sequence ATGGACGTGTTTGTAACGGGCGGCACCGGCGACATCGGCGCCGCCGTGGTGAAAAGGCTGAAAAGCGACGGTGTCAGGGTCATAGGCCTGGCCCGTTCCGACGTGGCAGCGGAAAAGCTCAGGGCGTCGGGTGTCAGCGCCTACCCGGGCGATCTTCGCAGCCCGGAAAGCTGGGTCGGCCGCGCGGCATCGTGCGATGCGGTCGTCCATATGGGAGCAACCTTCTCCAACGACATGGGCCGTGTCGACCGGCAGTCCATGATCGCGCTGAAACAGGCCGCCAGGCATCGCAAGCAACCCCTGAAGGTCATCTATACCGGCGGCATCTGGCTCTATCCTGCCGCGGCGCGCGACAAGGTCATCACGGAAAAGACCTCCTTCTCGCCCCTCCCCGCCTTCCGGTTCATGACAGAAACCATCCGCACCCTGTCCCACGGAACGGACCTCAATCTGGCAGTGATCCACCCGGCCCTGGTCTGCAGCCGGCAATTCGGCCCAATCGCGGACATGACCAGGGCGCTCAAGGAAGGGATCACTTTCGAAACCCGCGCGACTGCCGACACGTTGTGGCCCCTGGTGGAGGTGGGTGACCTTGCCGCTCTTTATGCGCAGGTCCTCAAGCAGGCCCGTTTCCGGCTGTCGCTCATTGCAAGCTGCATTCCCGGCATCTCGGTCGGACACCTGGCCTCGCACATCTCCGCCCGGCACGGCCTGCCGCTGGATATAAGAACGCAGCCAGCGCCCGAGGATGCCGACCCGGATACCGACTGGAAGGCGGGCTATGCTCTGTCCCAAAACGTCGACGTCACCCATGCGCAGCGCGCGGCAGGGTGGCAGCCCGAGCATTCAACAATCGAAGATCTGGTTGTCGCGCTGTCAAGATAG